The following DNA comes from Eubalaena glacialis isolate mEubGla1 chromosome 1, mEubGla1.1.hap2.+ XY, whole genome shotgun sequence.
AACTCTCCAGGACATCGAAGACAGCTTACTTCCCAACTCATACCTTTCACAAAGTTTTAGCAAAGTGAatccagaaatatatataaaggataatgcatcatgaccaagtggggtttattctaggaatgcagGGTTGGTTAACAGTTGAAAATTAACCAatataatttaccatattaacagactaaagaaaaaacatctgatcatttcaatagacacagaaaaaacatgtcagaatttaacatttatttctgatttaagaaaaatcttagcaaactaggaacaAAAGGGATCACCCTCAGTCTGATATAGGGCATATACATCTAGAgcatctacagctaacatcatacttaatggtgaaagactgaatgctttcccaccTAAGATCAGGAGTAAGATAAAGATGTCTTCTCTTGCCAGTTCCATTCAGGATTATACTGGAGGTCTGGCCAGCTcaatcaggcaagaaaacaaTTAAGTGAAAAATTTTATCTCacaaaagatatgaaaaaaacCTGTAAACTGAACTCTgaaacactgctgagagaaattaggGAGCTAATAAACGAAGATCTACCTCATTCACGTGTTGAAAGACTCAACATTGTCTTCCACCAATGATCAATATTCAGTACAACCCCAAGATCCCCGGAGATTAACAAACTGACTCTAACATTCATATAGAAATGCCAAGGACAAGAccagccaaaacaattttgaaaacgaacaaagttggaggattaacactacctaatttcaagacttaacaggaggaactggaaatccatacactgctgatggggatgtaaactggtacaagTTAAACATTCACCAGCCACTCCATTCCGAGGTAATCACCCAACAGAAAAGGAGATACATGCCCACACAAAGAGTTGCAGAtggatgttcatagcaactttatttgtagTAGACCGAAACTGTTAACAACACGGTGGTCCATCAACAGTTAAATAGATAAACAGGTTGTGGCATATTTATACACTGGAACGTCTCTGAGGAATAAAGCAAAGAACTGCTGGCGTGTGTAACGGCACAGACGAATCACAGAAGCATTTGCTGAGCACAAGAAACCAGACAAGAGACAGTTACACTGCATATGAATTCATACGAATCCCTGGAAAATGCAAACCGATCTACAGCGACAGAAAGCAGATCCACAGTCACCTGTGAGAGAGATGCGCGTGGCAGCTGTTGGAAGCAGGGGACGGTGAGAGGGAGGGATTACAAAGGCGCACAAAGAAAGTTCTGAGGGTTATGGAAATGTTCACTgtatggattgtggtgatggtttcgaGGTGTAAACAGGACAAAAACGTATCAAagcatacatttaaaatatgtagattattatgttaattatacctcaatgaagcaTTAAAAAACTAATTGTATAATGCACTGAACCATGGTGTTTTTATAGATATAAGCAGTTTATAATGTTTCAAGTACTATAACCAAGGTATGTACCACTCAAACATAACACAGAAGGCAGCAAGTCGGTGGCTACCCAGGAGATGTGAGATGGGGTGGCGGGGACGGACGGGAACGAGACGTATGTTAAGACCGTTCAGCCTGCACGGCAGCCTCTCAAATGGCAAAACCACTGCATTAAGTCACTAGTGAGAGTGATGCTTATGCTGCAAACTACATCTGAGGGTGACTGGCACAACCACTTCACTCGCTAAATTAAAATCCTGACATTAGTAGTTTTCATACAGGAAAAACTCTCATCTACTTCCAACAGCTACTCGGCAAATCACATGCAGATGCTACCTACTTACTTGGCAGAAGTTTAATAATTTGCTTTAATTCTTCTTCAAACCCAACATCCAAGATACGATCAGCCTCATCAATAACCAGACACTGTAGGTTTTTATACATAAACCCTGGGGTATTCTGACAAgacaaaggacaaagaaaaactgTTAGCTGTCAAGTTTATGTTTCACACAGACAAAAGATGGGGACCACACAATAGTGTTCTCTAACCTGCATGTGGTCCAGGAGACGGCCTGGTGTGGCCACAATGACGTTGATCCCATTGGCAAGCTTCTGTGCTTCAGCAGATCTGTTGCTGCCACCCATTATTAACCCATACGTGTGAACATGGTGTGTCATCAGCTCCTTAAGGACACCAAAAGTCTGCATGGCCAGTTCCCTAGTAGGTGAGAGAATAAGGACTCCTGTTCCTAAAAAGCAAAACAGGATATACAGTGAAAGTCCAACTATAGTTATCACCAGGAGTCCACCGACAGCTACAACAGACTTCCAGTGAGATACTGGCAGAAACAGCGGGACCACAGACCTACCGTTCCTGGGCATGAACTTTAACTTAACAATGAGTTCAACTGCAGGAATGAGAAATGCCAGGGTTTtgccactgcctgtttttgcagCTGCTAGAAGatccctaaaaaataaaaaggaaaaggagagagacattTAGTCTACTCATTCAACGAGTACCATGTACTATCACACATGTTTTAGGCACTGAGGCTAGATCATAACAAGAAAAAAGTCCCCACCTTCTCTATCACTGAAATCAATCATGTGGGTTAAACACTTAACTCAAAAATAAGAATTGTGTTAAAAACAGAAGTGAACCATTTTCTCCAAACATCAGTAAATAAGCTAAAGCCTTTAACGAAGGTTGGGTACGTTACCCAACATGGTGCAAGATCAATAGAACATACTGGTATTTTCTTTCCAAACTACTAGCACTAAAAATAGAGATACTAATGCCCAAACCTCAATGTTAATCATACCTGCCTTCCAGAAGTGGTCTGATACTTTTATGCTGAATTTCAGTCATGTTTGTAAAGCCCATTTCTTTTATTGCCTTCAGAGTGTTCTCATTGACAAGATTAGTCAGAGAATCAAACAAAGTATCCTCAAAAGCTCCTAAGGAGAAGACAGTTTATTAGCAAATTTATCTTTTCTTAATAGTTAATATTGCCAGTTTCCTAAATTAGTTTTGCTGATTGAAAACATTACTGGGTTGGTGTCAAGCTTAGAAGAGCTTCTTCCAGTAAGAAAAGAATAAACCCCAACCATTCCTATATAATATCAAGAAAAAAACCTTATACTTTTGAAGTTTCTCCACTGCTAATGGCTGTGTGATGTAAAGTCCAGAGCCTATACTGTAACAAAATAACAGACGGAGAGGTGGTACAGTCAAGGGACTTGTATGAAATGAAAATGCCAAGGTGgcgggaaggggagaggggagagatgggggtggTTTGCGGGGGGAGAGTTCAGAGAGaaatgaaatgtttaagaaatgtgaaataaaaagtgaaaacattCAGTGTAATAAAAACTGAATATGAAATCAATCAAAATAGTAACTCTCACTCCAAGACAACTGAGAAGAGTCAGATGTAGCCACAGATGGTTAGACTGTACCCAAAGATCAGGTGTGCTGTGGTTCTCCAGCAGGGGGaggcatcagtatcacctgggagctcCCCGCCCCACACGTGCCCTGGCTATAACCCAAGTTTTGGCAACCTTGACACCACTGACATTTTGGGATGGATAATTTTTGGTTGTGAGAGGCTGTCCTATGCATTATAGGATGTCCTGCAGCATCACTGACCTCTACCTACTGGATGCCTGTAGCCTGCCCCCAGTTCTGACAACCACACATACTGGCGGCCAACCCTCATGGTTTGCCCGGGACAGAGGTTTAAGGGACGCAGGACTTTGAATGGGAAAACTGGGATGAGCTGGTCACCCTACCTGGGAGGTAAAATTAccctgtttgagaaccactgccataACCTTTGCAATTTTGATTACGGAGATTGGGTGCTGGGcctcaattattttattaaaataaacaaaaaacccaaaccaaacaacccaaGCAACTGCTAGACATTTCTGGTTAGGAGCAACTGATTCTAGCCTAAACGCTTGACTTTACAAGTAAAGAAATAGAGGCTCAAGGAGGTGACTCTGGCACAAGCCCCTCTATAATGTTAATTTCACCCTTCTCTTTTAGTAATGGAGCCAGTATTGAACCTCTGGGCTCCAGACTTCCGGGCCAATGATTttcctgctacaacatggagtgAGCTTTAAAAAGTGACAAACCAAAGAACAGAGGACCCCAAGAGCTATTCGTGTGCGTGTCAAAATATTTAGtgttagaaataaagaaaagggaaaaatagagaaagaaacaacaagAACTAAGGCACACAACATGGATGATAAAAATCAATAGTTAGATATAAAACCATTTCTTGTCAATACTTATTTTTTCCAGGTAAATTAAATGCCACAACTGAACCTTTAAATACTATAATCCAAGGAGGCATGACATTTTAGAGAAGATCTATCTGGAAAACACTGAAAGCTACCTGTCAGTCCCAGGGGCAGGCTGGGCACCATGCTGTCATCGTCCTCATTGTCTGGCttctccacactgttttctgtttcttcaggaGCCTGGGCACCATCTTCAGAGTCTCCTTTGTcttcagtttttgcttttttggaatCTTTGGATTAAAGGACAAACCCCccacaaatttttttcttaaaataagaatacCAAATGAGACCACAAAATAAAAGATGTGTGATGCAAAAAGGCATATTTTCAAAAGGTTaacatattttcagttttaatttgctAAGAATCTCTTTTTCCTGATTAAAAAATCTGGCTATATTAAAAAACCCAGTGGGACACACAGATTTGccaacaaactttattttttaggctTCTTAACACATAttcttttactgaaatatagttgatttacaatattgtgttggtttcaggtatatagcaaagtgattcagttctacatacatatatgtatatattgacattcttttctaaaaattctttttcattatattgactacagttccctgtgctatacagtaaatccttgttctTTGTCTTATGTATGGTAGCATGCATCTGTTAACCCCGTACTCCGAATTCAtccaccccccccttcccctttggtaatcgtaAGCTTGTTTtctgtccgtgagtctgtttctgttttgtaagttcatttgtactatttttcagattccacatatatgtgatatcatataacatttctttctctgtctgacttactactTATATATTATACCATCTTAAGTGAGGAAGAAATTTTTTATAAGCTGAACTAAACAATTTAAGTATGTTAATCACACCCAGTTCTATAAACTTCactgagaaaaaaagacaagggcAAGTCAttaacgttttttaaaaaaacttataacAAGCACGGTTTTTCCTCCTATGCCATTAAACATAAATTTTCTATGAAAGCTAATTTTGTTTTAGAGGGCAACAGAAGCACAAAAGGCTCTTCAGGGTGCTAGAGGCAGACTACAAAGCAACAGCAACAATCTACTCAGCTGGGCGACAGAAACTGGCCCGCTCCTTGAATGTAAGTGGTGAGCGGAGGAGAGGGAAGGCCTCCTGGCTTTTCATTTCTACATCCACAACTTGCATAACGTAGTCCCCTAAACCACCTTCCGAGTCTTACCTCCCATCATGCTCTTAAATGGTCCACTCTGGGCCAAATGGGTTAGCTACCAGGCTGGGCTTTTACAAGTTTATGGCAGTTAGTGATGCTACTTAGAACAGAATTGACCTAAACCAGAACTCAGGACTCTCTGTAGCCCAGGACTGGCCTCTTCCTTGGACCTTACTACCACCCTTCTGGGAAATGGTCAACAATGCAGGACCCACACGTTCAAAGGCCATGGATATTATCAGCTGGTCTTCAAGGCTTATTACTTCTGTTTTCCTTAACACAGTTCTTAAAGGTTACCAATAGGATTTAAACTCCCAGCCCTGTGATTCAATGCTTGAGAGAAGAAATAATATCACTTCCTTAGGCATACTCAGAACAAGAATCCTAAGGGCACTAATAATTTTAGAATAGGATTAcaatcactttaaatcaaaactgtaatgtCTAATCCTCATGCTTTTCTCTATCTTATTTCACTTTCTGTTTAAACGATTTCCCATAACTTACAAATGTATTATAGCCTGTAGGTAGTAAAAAGACAGCCATGCATGTTTGGAGAATTCAAAGTGTCTTTCTAATTGAAACCTTTATTTCAGACAAAAGATGAATAGGATATGCTAACACAAGTGCTGGCAaatttctataaagggccagactgtaaacattttaggctttgcaggccatatggtctctatcACCACAAAGGCCAAGTAAAAAAATGGGCATCTCAGTGTTCCAATTAAGCTTTATTtgcaaaaataggcagaaggctGAATAGTTTGCTGACACCTGTTCTACCCTGTCTTGAAATCTCTGCTTGCTCACATTTCAATTAAAATGCCTATTCTTTCACCTAAGCTTATTCAATCCAAGAATCTTGCAAAAGAAAATAGCCCTGCCTCCCCAATCCTGGCCATTCTACTCACTTGGAAATTAACGTTCCATTTATTCAGAAGTTTCCTAACTGCTATCTTATACACTTTGCATATCCAAATTATCACTAAGTTGCCTTTCGAAGGTAGGAATTTATTGTAGGAAAAAGGAATGGGGCAAAAAAGACGTAAATGAAAAGAATCACTAATGCAAAGTCCTTGACACATAAAGACCCAAGAAGATAGATTCTACTACCAGCCCAGATTTCTTTAGTGTCAGTAATTCCATAATTCTCTTTGGAAACAGGtaaacctaaaatattttcataagatcttacggaaaaacccgaatgaactttttggccagcccaatactaTATCATAGTACGTTCTGTTTATCATAAAAAGCTCAGATAGTTAACTGCCAAAGAAGAGCAGTATTTTGAGACACGTTAAACTgcagcccccacccccccacaacgTTTGCTTTAGCTACCAGGCTAGTTTCTCGTATGCCAGTAAGTACAGAGGAGTCTTGCATGTCATGTGGACataagaagaagagaggaaaagcagCATGATGACTTGAAAACCTGAATAGCTTAAGTTCAAAGAAAATACATACCAGGCCCAGCATCATCcactatttttctcttcttcttcttcttcttcttcttttttgattcTGAATTGGGAGACTGCATTGCTGCTTCCCCACTGGTCAGTGTGGTAGATTTCTTGGAGgattttttaacttttacattttccaCTGTTTCTTTAGGTAAGTCTCCATTTTGGGCTTCTGACCAGCCTGCATTCGTAGACGGTTTCAggaattttttaacttttccacCTACTACTGCTTCTTCAGAGATGTCTCCATTTTGGGTTTCTGACAAGCCCACAGTCACAGACTGTTTTAgggactttttaatttttccaccTCCCACTGTTCCTTCAGACACatctccattttgagtttctgacAAGCTCACAGCTGAGGCCCCTGTTTAAAAACAGAGCACACATAGTGACAAAGGAGGAGAGGTTTGCTTAGAAACGCTGGTATCCGAAATGAGAAATGTCATGGCTTCCGGGACTGAAATGATTTAGTTTTTACTTCCCTGTCATGTATATTAAGACAACTTCCAATTTTACAGCATTCTACTGCaggacaaataaattaaaaaaaaaaaaaaaaaaaaggaaaagctgcattgattttttaacttcaaaaaccACATCTCTGTCCGTAAAGAGTTAAAAGTCTGGAACAGGAAAACTTCAGTGAGGTTAAATAAACAGATGGGGCCAATGTTACTTACAAAATATACATTCTAATATTAGGTATTTGATAAATATACTTTCCTAGACATCAGTGAATTGAAAATTTTGTTGATGAAACCACTTATTTGTCTTgatatttatcatatataaatGTCTAAGACTGTCTTTACAAAAGTTTCTGTTTATATACAGCAGAAGCACCATCTTTTGTTACCTTTAACTGAGAAGCAGTTAGCGACGCTTTGTTATTCTataggaaatggaaatataagggaacttcaaaaacattattcCTAAAACCCACACACCTCTTCTCTCCTCCAGGATTTCTGTCACTCAACTAATCTCTGCAGAAAACCAGCTAGTGTAAGGCATTATGCCTCCAACACTGCCCTAGGGGGCTTCCGTATTATACAGGACCGAAAAAGGTTAACGTAACTTCAGGATGTCTGACCCACTGTCAGGAAGTTACGACTGCAAATGAGGTAGGTAAAGAAAAGTGACATTCAGGTAAAATGCTTTTCACGGAAGTCTTTAAGGATGCAAATACGTAGAAGCTCTTAAGCAATTTATAACCTAAAGTTAGGGGTGACAGACAGGGCACGAGATTACGCACATGCGTATGATATGTGCAAAAAGACACTTTGGGAGCTGAAAATGATGAAGTTCAAGAGTCGACACAGAGGGCAGGTGGGTAGGGGAAGGCAAGGGTATCAGGAATGTTCTGTGAAGAGTGACACCCATCTTGTTCTGAAGCGACAGAGACATGAGGTAGATGATGTGAAAGCAAGATGGGGGGAGGTGAGAAAGTCCCACGTGCCTGATTGGAAATGGGGGTTGGGGATGACCCTAGAGGTGGTGAGGAAGTCAGAAAGGAAGGGTGGAAGTGGGGCAGGCTGGAAACGAACTCTAGAGGCCTCCTGCCCGAACTCTGTTAAGGACAAACTGCTGCTCAGAAAGGGCCGATCTGGGGCCACGCGGAGAGTCGGCATCTGCGCGGGGCCCGACGGGAGGCCGCCCCGGGCTGCCTTTCCACGCTCCGCAAGCACGCGCGCTCTGCGGGGACGCTGCCAGCGCTACCTCGGGGCCGCAGGGCCTCCCCACCAGCGCCGCTCGGCCCCGCGGCCGCCGCAGGGCGCCACGGCCCACGTGCTGGCTCCCTCCGCAACCCAGGCCGCCGCGAAGCTCAGCGCATCTCACCCTGGAGTTTTAGGTTTCGCTGTCGCAATTTGAGGTTCCGCTTCTCGATCTTCCTGCGTAAAAGTTTCATCGGTAAATGAAACATGTTGTCGGTGAAGCGCATTCACGGCGGCGCCGCAACCCGGCTTCTCTGCTCTCCCCGGTGACGTTACTTCCTTTCCGGCCACACGAGCTCAGGTCAGCCAGCCGGAAATACGTCACAGGAGTGCTCGCGGTCGGCGGAGCGGAAGTGGGTCCGGAGCGGAAATGCTTCCGGGCGCGTGCGCCGTCTTACCCTTGGAGAACGGATTCTCTGCAGCGCCCTCTAGGGGAACGTAGGCCTGGCCCTGCACTGTGTTCCTTCCCGTTGTGCCCGAGCCAGCAGAGCACTGGGGACATTTGGTAGTTTGAGCTTCTCCGGGGGAAGTGGGAAAAATCAAGGCCGAGGAGAGGGCCTTAGGGAGTCTCCATTCTTATGTTCCTACCCTCTTTGGATCCTGGACGATGTAAGTTGAGTAGTACCTGAATTTCGTATATGTGTGTTTTCAAACTTGTTTGATCGCTCTCCTTAGTGAGAAATACACTTTCCATGTCACTTGCTACCCAGTAATCCACACATAAATATAACATTTCTCAAAGCAATACCCTAACTCCTGTTTCACTTTCATGTTTTTCCTTCGATACCATTCATCCCATCCTAAATTCTGAGTCCGTTAAATATTCTGATTAGAATGCATTTAAATTGATTTAACAACTCTATTAAAGGATTGGCTGCAGTTTGAAAAATGAAGGTTTATAATCCCCAAAGCTCATACCCACAGACCCTTCAGAAGTCAGGACAGAAATTACAATCTGGCTGGCCAGTagacatttttgtgtgtgtggaagagggtacattaaaaaaaaaaaaatgttaccaaCATTAAAAATTTGGGATAGTTCTTGTAgaaattcacatttttctttaaaaattggtcCTAATGGGCTCAAATTCCCCTTGGCAATAATCAATTTGAGCTGAACGATAATTGGAAGGGTTAATGAAAGCTAGAATAATTTGTTCACTTGGAGTGGCAGAGCATGAGCTTATAGGGATTAGACATAATcatagggaagaagagagagggagaaaacttGGGAGGGAGTTTAAACAGAATGTAAATAAACTGACTGAGAAATCACATTGAATTGGACTAGAAATTGAGACAAACCATGATGTGCTTAAGTTGTTACTAATTCGGTGGGTTAACGGATGAGTCAGAAATTTAAACTGGCACACACGCACggacacacacacccacagacacacacacagacacacacacagacacacacacacacagacacacagatacacatacatacatacacacatctcagtttaaatatatatatggcaGTTTAAATTGATATATATCAGTTTATATATTTGTCTGTATACATTGtactttctatatttaaaatttcttttgtatattgtgaagttttgacatcttaaaaaaCTCTGGCTGGAGAGAGATTGCTCCTCCAGGGACTAGCCAATTTTTAGAGATAGCAAAAGACTCAGCCAGGAGCATGCCTTTAATATGCAAACTAAGTAATGCAGAGCCATACCTCCTCCATCTGGCCCGTGTACCCCAAGAGGCAATATTCCTCTGCCTTAAtcatcccagggccaggtaccaagCAACTGTGGACCACTCCTATAGTTTACAGCCCACCTAAATTGTTTAAACCAGTCAACTGCAAACTGTTTATTTTGCCTTGCTTTGCTTTTCCTGAGGAAGCTCCAATAAAGGCTGTGGCCTAGGCTCTGCCTTTGGTCCTGCCGCTTCTGCCTGTATGGGATGCTGGTGCTTtcccatgtggccctgcatggtGTGGCATGCCTCCTCCTTCTAGTACCTGTGAGTAtaataaactttgttttcttgAGCCTCTCCTGTGTCTCCTCTTGTGGTCATACCTGACTATCACATGAAAGAGCACAGAATATACGTACATATCTaattctctctctatatacataaacatatattcacATGATTACATATTCACATGATTACACACCTGAATATTGGGTCTGTGACTTTGAAATTCACATCCATCACTCTTAGGTGCAACAACTAATATCTTCCGTCTTTTCTTAAGGTACATGGAAATGCTTAATTTTAGGGATTGGCAACCTTTCAGTAGCCATATATAAGGCTATTGATGCCATTTTTTCTAGACTTTTAGGAAAGGGATGAGAGGTGATAACCTTGCATCAACTCTCAAAATTGGGGGTAGGAGTTTTAACAGAGTGAATTTCCAAGACCAGGTCTGGTAAACAAATGAGTATCACTGGATTGGACTTCAGAAAATATCTGTGAGGTTTGGAGAGGTGGCAATTAAAAACCTGTGCCTCTGAAAATCCTTTTGTCTCTCACTGCTAGAGCCTATCTTAATATCTATTTAGTATATGTTTGTAAAAGTCTTTAGAACTTTTTGCCTTGGTTCCCCATCCCAGATGTCTGTCTCCCCAGAATATATTCATTTCtcaattattaactcatttaccAATTATTTTCCAAGCATATCTGTGCTATGAATATGTGATTGGTGTGTGCTAAGCTCTGAGAATAGAACTGTGGGTAAGATCGATGTGGCTCGCCTTTGTGGAGCTTACAGAACTTACATGGAAAACAACCATGGTAAACTGTGCAGTGAGAAGGGAAGCACATGACAGGAACAACACCCTAGTCTGGGAGTGGAGTCCTTCATTCAGTACCCACTGTGCATGTACACTGGGCTAGAGGCAGGCAGAACAGGGCGTGGAGATGATGTCTTTTACCTGCCTactagaaatatttaaatttaatatggaCCATATTCCTTACCCATACCATTCTTTCAATTTCATTTGAGATCCTTAAGGCTTAGACAAGTGTTTGTATAATAAAAAGCAGATTTGTCCGTGCAAAATTTCttctcattcaaaaaaaaaaaaaaaagcctcacttCACTGGGAAAAGAAATCAGTCTATTTCACAAATCCCTTAGAATTTGTCAGAAATAACTGACTCACTCTCTAATCACTGCATTTGGATGCTTGAGATGTTTTCCTAGGGACTTTCAAATGCTATTTTCTATAAGGTTAACCACCCTTTAGTGTGTAGGAAAGTGCTACATTGCTGTAAGTAAGTGGGGTGTTGCACCCTTCATGTGGCTTGACCCTGGTTCTCGGTATTGCCTTAAGCAGATGGCAGGTGCTTGAGAAATGTCTTCTTCAATGAACTGACAGATATGAAAATGAGAGAGCATTTTAGGGAGCATTGCCACAATTCTCCAAGTCATGATTATTGCAGTGGTTCTAAGGACTAGAGTATATAACCTTTCTCTAAGTGTAttcatttgttatttaaaaaaatctactctgTTCCAGGTACTGTTTCGGGCCCTGGGAATcatcagtgaacaagacagacaaggtctTTGTTTCCAGGGAGCTTAGTGCCTAGAGAGGGACTAAGTGCCTAGAGAGGTACTACTGTACAGTAGTACAGTAGAACAGATATTAATCAGTTAAATAAGTGAGCGAACAAGGTAACTTTACATGGAGCTAAATGCTGGAGAGACATTAAAACAAGATGATGTCATATAATAGAGATGGATAGGAGGCCAGGGCAGCATGCTACTCAGGGTGGGAGGTATTTTTGTGGAGCCGAAGTCAGCCATGCAAAGATCTGAGGCCAGAGAAAAGGCTGGCAAAGACAAGCCTTAGTATTTCATTAAATAACAGTACAGGACCACAAGAGCAGCTATGCAGGGGAGAGTCCAGGGCTTGGGCCAGGCTTGGGGAGGGAGGCTTGAAAAGGTATAGGGATTGGTGGGGGAAAGTGAGAACTTCAAAAAGACACCTTCCTTTGACTACCTGCCCCCTGAACCCTCCAGTCTGACCACTGATGACAGAATCATAGACTAACCTTAGCTCATCCAGTACCTTGTGGAAATAAGAGTTCAGAATTGGGATTTACTTTAATACACTTTTTATTTGgcatgactttatttatttatttttaaattttatttatttatttatttatttatttatttatggctgcgttgggtcttcattgctgcgcaggggctactcttcgttgcggtgcgcaggctctagatgcgtgggcttcagtagttgtggctcgcgggttcagcagttgtggctcgcgggctctagagcgcaggctcagtagttgtggcgcgtgggcttagttgctccgcggcatgtgggatcttcccggaccagagctcgaacccgtgtcccctgcattggcaggcagattcttaaccactgcaccaccagggaagtcctggcatgactttaga
Coding sequences within:
- the DDX18 gene encoding ATP-dependent RNA helicase DDX18, whose amino-acid sequence is MRFTDNMFHLPMKLLRRKIEKRNLKLRQRNLKLQGASAVSLSETQNGDVSEGTVGGGKIKKSLKQSVTVGLSETQNGDISEEAVVGGKVKKFLKPSTNAGWSEAQNGDLPKETVENVKVKKSSKKSTTLTSGEAAMQSPNSESKKKKKKKKKRKIVDDAGPDSKKAKTEDKGDSEDGAQAPEETENSVEKPDNEDDDSMVPSLPLGLTGAFEDTLFDSLTNLVNENTLKAIKEMGFTNMTEIQHKSIRPLLEGRDLLAAAKTGSGKTLAFLIPAVELIVKLKFMPRNGTGVLILSPTRELAMQTFGVLKELMTHHVHTYGLIMGGSNRSAEAQKLANGINVIVATPGRLLDHMQNTPGFMYKNLQCLVIDEADRILDVGFEEELKQIIKLLPTRRQTMLFSATQTRKVEDLARISLKKEPLYVGVDDDKAHATVDGLEQGYVVCPSEKRFLLLFTFLKKNRKKKLMVFFSSCKSVKYHYELLNYIDLPVLAIHGRQKQNKRTTTFFQFCNADSGILLCTDVAARGLDIPEVDWIVQYDPPDDPKEYIHRVGRTARGLNGRGHALLILRPEELGFLRYLKQSKVPLSEFEFSWSKISDIQSQLEKLIEKNYFLHKSAQEAYKSYIRAYDSHSLKQIFNVNNLNLPQVALSFGFKVPPFVDLNVNSNDGKLKKRGGGGGFGYQKARKVEKSKIFKHISRKPSDGRQFSH